In one Arthrobacter jinronghuae genomic region, the following are encoded:
- the tig gene encoding trigger factor, whose amino-acid sequence MKSAVENLTPTRVKLNVEVPFEELKPSIEEAYKTIATQVQVPGFRKGKVPNRLIDQRVGRGYVLETAINDGLNGFYAEAVQETGISPLSRPEVEITEVPDPTSDEGQLVFTVELDIRPEIELPDYAGLEVTVEPAEASDADVDKALDELRSRFGTLKSVDRPAAADDFLTMDLVAKVDGEEVDSAADLSYQVGAGTMLEGMDEAVTGLSSGESATFNTKLAGGEHAGSDAVVTVTVKAVKERELPEANDDFAQLASEFDTIAELREDLTKRAAESKLMEQGVEARDKVLEKLLALVEVPVPESVIEEQIEQHFNSESAQTSGPDHDTEEHRAEVRSNTEQAFKNEIILDAVAEKEEVGVNQNELIDYIVSSASQYGMDPNQFAQLIDQSGQVPMMVGEVRRRKALAKVLELAKVTDTTGAEIDLTEFVRPAGEEVEAAEAEEHQNEDKA is encoded by the coding sequence GTGAAGAGCGCCGTAGAAAACCTCACACCCACGCGGGTAAAGCTCAACGTTGAAGTTCCGTTCGAGGAACTGAAGCCGAGCATCGAAGAGGCCTACAAGACCATCGCCACTCAGGTGCAGGTCCCGGGCTTCCGCAAGGGCAAGGTTCCCAACCGCCTCATCGATCAGCGCGTTGGCCGCGGCTACGTCCTCGAGACGGCGATCAACGACGGACTCAACGGCTTCTACGCCGAAGCCGTCCAGGAAACCGGAATCAGCCCCCTGAGCCGGCCCGAAGTTGAAATCACCGAAGTGCCGGACCCGACTTCCGACGAAGGCCAGCTGGTCTTCACCGTCGAGCTGGACATCCGCCCCGAAATCGAGCTGCCGGACTACGCCGGCCTCGAGGTCACCGTCGAGCCCGCCGAGGCTTCCGACGCCGACGTCGACAAGGCCCTGGACGAGCTGCGCAGCCGCTTCGGCACGCTGAAGTCCGTGGACCGCCCCGCCGCAGCCGATGACTTCCTGACCATGGACCTGGTCGCCAAGGTAGACGGTGAAGAGGTGGATTCCGCTGCTGACCTGTCCTACCAGGTAGGCGCCGGCACCATGCTCGAAGGCATGGACGAGGCCGTTACCGGTCTGAGCAGCGGCGAATCCGCTACCTTCAACACCAAGCTGGCCGGCGGTGAGCACGCCGGTTCCGACGCCGTGGTCACCGTGACCGTCAAGGCAGTCAAGGAGCGCGAGCTCCCCGAGGCCAACGACGACTTTGCCCAGCTGGCAAGCGAATTCGACACCATCGCCGAGCTCCGCGAAGACCTCACCAAGCGTGCCGCCGAGTCCAAGCTGATGGAGCAGGGCGTCGAGGCCCGCGACAAGGTCCTGGAGAAGCTGCTCGCCCTCGTTGAGGTTCCGGTACCGGAATCCGTCATCGAAGAGCAGATCGAACAGCACTTCAACTCCGAGAGCGCCCAGACCTCCGGTCCGGACCACGACACCGAAGAGCACCGCGCCGAGGTTCGTTCCAACACCGAGCAGGCGTTCAAGAACGAGATCATCCTTGACGCCGTAGCCGAGAAGGAAGAAGTAGGGGTCAACCAGAACGAACTGATCGACTACATCGTTTCCTCCGCCTCGCAGTACGGCATGGATCCGAACCAGTTCGCCCAGCTGATCGACCAGAGCGGCCAGGTTCCGATGATGGTCGGCGAAGTCCGCCGCCGCAAGGCACTGGCCAAGGTCCTCGAACTGGCCAAGGTCACCGACACCACCGGTGCCGAGATCGACCTCACCGAATTCGTCCGGCCCGCCGGCGAAGAGGTCGAAGCAGCAGAAGCAGAAGAGCACCAGAACGAAGACAAGGCCTAG
- a CDS encoding OsmC family protein produces the protein MNLSEHRYTLDLEWTGNRGDGTASYRGYGRDHIIRAPGLPDLPGTADPTFHGDRDRWNPEQLLLAALAQCHMLSYLHVAVRNGIRVLAYEDSPEGLLRLNRDGSGEFTSAALRPRVTIDGGAGPAAVELASGPMHAEANRLCFIARSVNFPVEHRPQTLTGAGMPFGHGRHG, from the coding sequence GTGAATCTCTCCGAACACCGTTACACGCTCGATCTGGAATGGACGGGAAACCGCGGCGACGGGACCGCTTCCTACCGCGGCTACGGCCGCGACCACATCATCCGCGCCCCCGGGCTGCCCGACCTGCCCGGAACCGCGGACCCCACCTTCCACGGCGACCGGGACCGCTGGAACCCCGAGCAGCTTCTGCTCGCCGCGCTGGCCCAGTGCCACATGCTTTCCTACCTGCACGTGGCGGTCCGAAACGGCATCAGGGTGCTCGCCTACGAGGACTCCCCCGAGGGGCTGCTGCGGCTCAACCGGGACGGCAGCGGCGAATTCACCTCCGCTGCACTGCGTCCCAGAGTGACCATCGACGGCGGCGCGGGGCCTGCCGCCGTCGAACTCGCATCCGGACCGATGCACGCCGAGGCGAACCGGCTCTGCTTCATCGCCCGGAGCGTGAATTTCCCGGTGGAGCACCGGCCCCAGACGCTGACCGGGGCCGGGATGCCCTTCGGACACGGCCGGCACGGGTAG
- a CDS encoding ATP-dependent Clp protease proteolytic subunit: MNHNFGTAGSAVAPQMPTSRYVLPQFEERTPYGFKRQDPYTKLFEDRIIFLGVQVDDASADDVMAQLLVLESTDPDRDITLYINSPGGSFTAMTAIYDTMQYIRPEIQTVCLGQAASAAAVLLAAGTPGKRLALPNARVLIHQPSLSGGQGGQASDLEIQAAEVMRMRTWLEDTLALHSNRTSEQVNTDIERDKILTAESALEYGLIDQVLDSRKLKTPAINKM; this comes from the coding sequence ATGAACCATAATTTCGGCACCGCCGGCTCCGCCGTAGCCCCGCAGATGCCCACCAGCCGCTACGTCCTGCCGCAGTTCGAAGAGCGCACGCCCTACGGGTTCAAGCGCCAGGATCCGTACACCAAGCTGTTCGAAGACCGCATCATCTTCCTGGGCGTCCAGGTTGACGACGCGTCCGCTGACGACGTCATGGCCCAGCTGCTGGTGCTTGAGTCCACGGATCCGGACCGCGACATCACCCTGTACATCAACTCCCCGGGCGGCTCGTTCACGGCCATGACGGCCATTTACGACACCATGCAGTACATCCGTCCGGAGATCCAGACGGTCTGCCTCGGTCAGGCTGCCAGCGCGGCCGCCGTGCTGCTGGCCGCCGGAACCCCGGGCAAGCGCCTGGCACTGCCGAACGCCCGCGTGCTCATCCACCAGCCGTCGCTGTCCGGCGGCCAGGGCGGCCAGGCCTCCGACCTGGAAATCCAGGCCGCCGAGGTCATGCGGATGCGTACCTGGCTGGAGGACACCCTGGCGCTGCACTCCAACCGCACCTCCGAACAGGTCAACACGGACATCGAGCGCGACAAGATCCTGACCGCCGAGTCGGCCCTGGAATACGGGCTGATCGACCAGGTGCTCGATTCCCGCAAGCTCAAGACGCCGGCCATCAACAAGATGTAA
- a CDS encoding ribose-5-phosphate isomerase, translating into MRVHIATDHAGMELSSHLIQHLTGKGYDVVDHGPREYDAEDDYPAFCINAAEAVVRDQEAGTDALGIVLGGSGNGEQIAANKVRGVRAALAWNLETAKLARQHNDANIVAVGGRQHSVEEATGIIEAFLAEPFSDAERHVRRIGQIARYETTGSTL; encoded by the coding sequence ATGCGCGTCCACATTGCAACCGACCACGCAGGCATGGAACTGAGCTCCCACCTCATCCAACATCTGACGGGCAAGGGGTACGACGTCGTCGACCACGGCCCCCGCGAATACGATGCCGAGGACGACTACCCCGCGTTCTGCATCAATGCTGCCGAGGCCGTTGTCCGGGATCAGGAAGCGGGCACGGACGCCCTCGGAATCGTGCTGGGCGGTTCAGGCAACGGTGAACAGATTGCCGCCAACAAGGTTCGCGGGGTCCGGGCCGCACTGGCTTGGAACCTGGAGACCGCAAAGCTCGCACGCCAGCACAATGACGCCAATATCGTCGCCGTGGGCGGCCGCCAGCACAGCGTCGAGGAGGCCACCGGCATCATCGAAGCCTTCCTCGCCGAGCCGTTCAGCGACGCCGAACGCCATGTCCGCCGGATCGGACAGATTGCGCGGTACGAAACCACCGGCTCAACGCTCTAA
- a CDS encoding mechanosensitive ion channel family protein — protein sequence MLSASEIDLSSVTVNDFDLSGLIEAALIVLAATGVWFVARFLINRLVARAQKGYSLLHSSKIKWAQPVMRNLDKKRRAQRADTIGALLRSAVNVSIWTVAIIMVLDAVGINIAPLLASVGIVGIALGFGARELIRDALAGFFITIEDQYGIGDVIEVGDTAGTVQSVGIRITRIIDDRGVIWYIRNGEIAKIGNRSQGTYVGETPVEPAKADALKDGMAAND from the coding sequence GTGCTTTCCGCTTCCGAAATTGACCTCTCTTCAGTGACCGTCAATGATTTTGACCTTTCCGGCCTGATCGAAGCCGCCCTTATTGTCCTGGCCGCCACCGGCGTCTGGTTTGTCGCGCGTTTCCTGATCAACAGGCTGGTGGCGCGCGCCCAGAAGGGCTATTCGCTGCTGCACTCCTCCAAGATCAAATGGGCGCAGCCGGTGATGCGCAACCTGGACAAGAAGCGCCGTGCCCAGCGCGCGGACACCATCGGCGCCCTGCTGCGCAGCGCCGTCAACGTTTCCATCTGGACCGTCGCGATCATCATGGTGCTGGACGCCGTGGGCATCAACATTGCCCCGCTGCTGGCCAGCGTCGGCATTGTCGGCATCGCCCTCGGCTTCGGCGCGCGGGAACTCATCCGCGACGCCCTGGCCGGGTTCTTCATCACCATTGAGGACCAGTACGGAATCGGCGACGTCATCGAAGTCGGCGACACCGCCGGAACGGTGCAGTCCGTGGGTATCCGGATCACCCGGATCATCGATGACCGCGGCGTTATCTGGTACATCCGCAACGGGGAGATCGCCAAGATCGGCAACCGGTCCCAGGGCACCTACGTGGGCGAAACTCCGGTGGAACCGGCGAAGGCCGACGCGCTCAAAGACGGCATGGCTGCCAATGACTGA
- a CDS encoding FG-GAP-like repeat-containing protein produces MKSVKLAVLALLAASLTAGGLPAQEFEELPQPAVADATGPGARSTLPSPAPAGESEVDPAAPAPAAQEPDHSEPNATESAPATPAVSDPATAEPSATAPGLGTEGEEQPQDGEDYDPVVGGGFPVPGPDTPLVTDPDGTVRSAVETDISAMHDHGAASLSTRSGGASTTAAAARSGTIQVTLVFATLTDNRGGVDQQAAKNSITEANKYWRAASNQRLGMSIAETKTLNSTANSQQDYAAMMNTIRKDLRWYDTPNEALVVFVPAGDLRSGGYGGILGGGWTSGPTSGSVLMPRPSGFTNNVVTHELGHVLGLLHANSLKCNNGRSDIGINSAGNWADGACTSREYGDTSDLMGYAQYNMPMISSYFWDSGAFGRGDEILNAGTPERAKTYTLRPWAGSASNRAVKFRDTSGETYYLELRQPVGYDSGTAVGGNRGIKIVKQDLANDWAVNSVVIAPNTRDFAGYTNANSTWQAGQTFTTHSGTTVKINSINADSASVTVTGVIREDFTQRVFSPGDFDGDGTADLLTRRSNGQLWMSPGRGNGTFNPAIWIGTGFQIFDRFIATGDYDGDGNNDFLARHLDGSLWRYSGTGAVRAGNEGYRSGVKIGQDGWDGFDSILGVGDANSDGRNDIVTRAPNGTLYLYAGTGTGQHGSSRSIGTGWNQYNGLVGVRDFNGDGRVDMLVRSNDGSISIRQGDGSGTFTQGPVIGTGWNGYWDILASDFNGDGKTDLLGYRSDNAGLTFYPGTGSVSEGYASPVSTQGLNLSQSAKVIDAGDFNGDKVADLLSIDRDGRLWHHPGSATGTGKYSAAAWIGTGWGIYADVIASDYNRDGRSDLIARRNDGTLWFYAGSGKVDARNEGYLSPERIGTGWGVFTELLAPGDVNSDGRPDILARDSNGSLWFYAGTGDTGNGREGYRAGTIVGKGGWDAFVSLTAGGDYDRKGTNDILARYPDGRLMLYRGLGNGGFAPAEQVGSGWNGFRTVVGPGDTSAAARYGYLSVYPGESSLFYRSDGMDSEGYGSAVQAGRI; encoded by the coding sequence TTGAAAAGTGTAAAACTCGCCGTTCTGGCCCTCCTCGCTGCCTCTTTGACGGCCGGGGGGCTTCCTGCGCAGGAGTTCGAGGAACTCCCGCAGCCGGCTGTCGCTGACGCCACCGGACCAGGTGCCCGCTCGACCCTGCCGTCTCCGGCGCCTGCCGGGGAATCGGAGGTCGATCCGGCCGCCCCCGCGCCGGCCGCGCAGGAGCCGGACCATAGCGAGCCGAACGCTACTGAGTCGGCCCCGGCTACGCCTGCCGTCTCTGACCCGGCCACGGCGGAGCCGTCCGCAACGGCGCCGGGCCTCGGAACGGAAGGTGAAGAGCAGCCGCAGGACGGAGAGGACTACGATCCCGTTGTCGGCGGCGGGTTCCCGGTTCCGGGTCCCGATACGCCTCTGGTAACCGACCCCGATGGAACCGTACGGTCCGCAGTCGAAACCGATATTTCGGCTATGCACGACCACGGAGCTGCATCGTTGAGCACCCGCAGCGGAGGTGCTTCCACCACGGCCGCCGCAGCGCGCAGCGGCACCATCCAGGTGACCCTGGTCTTCGCAACACTGACGGACAACCGCGGCGGAGTGGACCAGCAGGCCGCGAAAAACTCCATTACGGAGGCCAACAAGTACTGGCGGGCCGCGTCCAACCAGCGCCTGGGTATGTCGATTGCCGAAACCAAGACACTGAACAGCACTGCGAACTCCCAGCAGGACTACGCGGCAATGATGAACACCATCAGGAAGGACCTCCGGTGGTATGACACCCCCAACGAGGCCCTTGTGGTGTTCGTTCCGGCAGGGGACCTGCGCAGCGGCGGCTACGGGGGAATCCTGGGCGGGGGATGGACCTCAGGACCCACCAGCGGCTCGGTGCTGATGCCCCGGCCCTCGGGTTTCACGAATAACGTGGTCACTCATGAACTCGGCCACGTGCTCGGCCTGCTGCACGCCAACAGCCTCAAGTGCAACAACGGCCGGTCCGATATCGGGATCAATTCCGCGGGTAACTGGGCGGACGGCGCGTGCACGTCGCGGGAGTACGGAGACACCTCGGATCTGATGGGCTACGCGCAGTACAACATGCCCATGATCAGTTCCTATTTCTGGGACTCCGGCGCCTTCGGCCGCGGCGACGAAATCCTCAACGCCGGCACACCCGAACGGGCCAAGACCTACACGCTCCGGCCGTGGGCAGGTTCGGCGTCCAATCGCGCGGTGAAGTTCCGGGACACGTCCGGGGAGACCTACTATCTCGAGCTGCGGCAGCCGGTGGGCTATGACTCCGGGACAGCAGTGGGAGGAAACCGCGGCATCAAAATCGTCAAGCAGGATCTCGCGAACGACTGGGCCGTCAACTCGGTGGTTATCGCCCCGAATACCCGCGATTTCGCCGGCTACACGAACGCTAACAGCACGTGGCAGGCCGGACAGACCTTCACTACCCACTCCGGGACCACTGTCAAGATCAATTCGATCAATGCAGACTCCGCGTCGGTCACCGTCACCGGTGTCATACGGGAGGACTTCACGCAGCGGGTCTTCTCCCCCGGAGACTTCGACGGTGACGGAACCGCCGACCTCCTGACCCGCCGCAGCAACGGACAACTCTGGATGTCCCCGGGCCGGGGGAACGGCACCTTCAATCCTGCCATCTGGATCGGCACGGGGTTCCAGATTTTCGACCGGTTCATCGCCACCGGAGACTATGACGGTGACGGAAACAACGATTTCCTCGCCCGGCATCTGGACGGCAGCCTCTGGCGGTACTCCGGGACCGGAGCAGTCCGCGCCGGGAACGAGGGCTACCGGTCCGGAGTCAAGATCGGCCAGGACGGCTGGGACGGTTTCGATTCCATCCTCGGTGTCGGCGATGCCAACAGCGACGGACGAAATGACATCGTCACACGCGCCCCCAACGGAACCCTCTATTTGTACGCGGGCACGGGAACCGGCCAGCACGGGTCCTCACGTTCCATCGGTACCGGCTGGAACCAGTACAACGGACTCGTCGGCGTCCGCGATTTCAACGGCGACGGCCGCGTAGACATGCTGGTACGGAGTAACGACGGATCGATATCCATCCGGCAAGGCGACGGGAGCGGAACCTTTACCCAGGGACCGGTCATCGGCACCGGATGGAACGGCTACTGGGATATTCTCGCATCGGATTTCAACGGTGACGGCAAGACGGACCTGTTGGGCTACCGGAGCGACAATGCCGGGCTCACGTTCTACCCGGGCACCGGCAGCGTGTCCGAAGGCTACGCCTCTCCTGTCTCCACGCAGGGACTAAACCTCAGCCAGTCGGCCAAGGTCATCGACGCGGGAGACTTCAACGGCGACAAGGTCGCGGACCTGCTCTCGATCGACCGGGACGGCAGGCTGTGGCACCACCCGGGATCGGCAACCGGGACCGGAAAGTACTCGGCTGCGGCGTGGATCGGAACCGGCTGGGGAATCTACGCGGACGTCATTGCCTCCGATTACAACCGCGACGGGCGCAGCGACCTCATTGCACGCAGGAATGACGGAACGTTGTGGTTCTATGCCGGCTCCGGGAAGGTGGATGCCCGCAATGAGGGGTACCTGTCCCCGGAGCGAATTGGAACCGGATGGGGCGTCTTCACTGAACTCCTGGCCCCGGGAGACGTGAACTCCGACGGGCGGCCGGACATCCTCGCCCGCGACAGCAACGGCTCCCTGTGGTTCTATGCCGGGACCGGAGACACCGGCAACGGCCGCGAGGGCTACCGTGCGGGAACGATTGTCGGGAAGGGCGGCTGGGACGCTTTTGTTTCGCTTACCGCTGGCGGCGACTACGACCGGAAAGGCACCAACGACATCCTTGCACGCTACCCCGACGGCAGGCTCATGCTCTACAGAGGCCTCGGCAACGGAGGCTTCGCACCCGCAGAGCAGGTCGGCAGCGGCTGGAACGGATTCCGTACGGTGGTGGGCCCGGGCGATACTTCGGCCGCCGCACGCTACGGCTACCTGAGCGTTTACCCGGGCGAGAGCTCATTGTTCTACCGCAGTGACGGGATGGACTCCGAAGGATATGGATCGGCCGTGCAGGCGGGCCGCATTTAA
- a CDS encoding Fpg/Nei family DNA glycosylase: MPEGHSIHRLARQFSSVFGGERLTVSSPQGRFAAGAARLDGHVLEAAEAHGKQLFLHFDHDLYLRIHLGLYGAFDFGGDETFIGSSSIGAPRRLGEQEVAGDDGAGYSGPPEPKGAVRVRLVSKHGWADLRGPTACEVVTEAERQKVLARLGPDPLADGADGAAGRAAEFTRRLRSKGSPVGLLLMNQEVLAGVGNVYRAEVLFRRRMSPWRLGRSVGEAEAGELWDDVVRLMNDGVRQGRIITTEPQDRDDTGEPVPVSEAHYVYKRTGLPCRRCGTPVAGTEMGARKLYWCPSCQAD; this comes from the coding sequence ATGCCCGAAGGGCATTCGATCCACCGCCTGGCCCGGCAGTTCTCCTCGGTGTTCGGCGGCGAACGGCTCACCGTAAGCAGCCCGCAGGGCCGGTTTGCCGCCGGTGCCGCCCGACTGGACGGGCATGTGCTCGAGGCGGCGGAAGCCCACGGCAAGCAGCTGTTCCTGCACTTTGACCACGATCTCTACCTGCGCATCCACCTTGGGCTCTACGGCGCCTTCGATTTCGGCGGGGATGAAACGTTCATCGGATCCTCCAGCATCGGCGCGCCCCGGCGGCTGGGGGAGCAGGAGGTAGCCGGCGACGACGGCGCGGGCTACTCAGGGCCGCCCGAGCCCAAGGGGGCGGTGCGGGTCCGGCTGGTTTCCAAGCATGGGTGGGCGGACCTCCGGGGTCCCACTGCCTGTGAGGTGGTGACCGAAGCCGAGCGCCAAAAGGTATTGGCCAGGCTGGGACCGGACCCGCTGGCGGACGGAGCTGACGGCGCCGCCGGGCGGGCAGCGGAATTCACGCGCCGGCTGCGCAGCAAGGGCTCGCCCGTCGGCCTGCTCCTGATGAACCAGGAAGTACTGGCCGGGGTGGGCAACGTGTACCGCGCCGAAGTGCTGTTCCGCCGCCGGATGTCTCCCTGGCGGCTGGGCCGAAGCGTCGGCGAGGCCGAGGCAGGGGAGCTGTGGGACGACGTCGTACGCCTGATGAACGACGGAGTGCGGCAGGGAAGGATCATCACCACGGAGCCGCAGGACCGGGATGACACCGGCGAGCCGGTCCCCGTGTCCGAGGCCCACTATGTCTATAAGCGGACCGGACTGCCGTGCCGGCGCTGCGGAACGCCGGTGGCGGGAACGGAGATGGGCGCCCGCAAGCTGTACTGGTGCCCGTCCTGCCAAGCCGACTGA
- the pepN gene encoding aminopeptidase N, with protein MNLTRSEARERAELLDVESYDVNLDLTRGETVFGSTTVVRFSARPGTSTFIDAVTDTVHRITLNGVALDPAEVSDGVRIQLPNLAESNELVVDADARYMNTGEGLHRFVDPVDNEVYLYSQFEVPDSRRMFAVFEQPDLKATFRFTVTAPSHWDVISNSPTPEPLAAGDLTDASPRSTWSFEPTPRISSYITALIAGPYQSVRSELTSSDGRTIPLGVFARRSLMQFMDAENIFELTRQGFAFYEEQFGTPYPFEKYDQLFVPEFNAGAMENAGAVTFLESYVFRSRVTEATVERRAVTILHELAHMWFGDLVTMRWWNDLWLNESFAEFMSTLAAAEATEFRQAWTTFASLEKAWAYRQDQLPTTHPIVAEIRDLEDVQVNFDGITYAKGASVLKQLVAWVGQDKFMAGVREYFGKHAWQNTELSDLLSELETASGRDLSDWSAKWLETAGVNTLRPEFETDEDGTITSFAVLQSAIEEYPTLRPHRLAIGFYNPDEDGRLQRTHRVELDVDGERTEVPELAGQPRPALLLLNDDDLAYAKIRLDAASQHTATRSLRNIADSLPRTLVWASAWDAARDAEIPARNYVELVLQNIASESDSTVVQVLLRQLATTLAFYVSPQDREPMTVAAAESLWELASAAEPGSDSQLQFVKAFAAHASSDEQLDSLAGLFTGDRSLEGLAVDADLRWELLTGLVAGGRLGAADIDAELERDATATGALAAAMARAAIPTPEAKAAAWESIVERSDMPNAAQRSAIAGFMRVHDTGLLEPYAQKYFASIRDVWASRTHEIAQQIAVGLYPSRLTRQDTVDTTDAFLAELGEDSPSLRRLILESRDGVVRALKAQEADR; from the coding sequence ATGAATCTCACGCGCTCCGAAGCCCGTGAACGTGCAGAACTCCTTGATGTCGAGTCCTACGACGTCAACCTTGACCTGACCCGGGGAGAGACGGTGTTCGGCAGCACGACCGTCGTCCGGTTCTCCGCCCGCCCCGGGACGTCGACCTTCATTGACGCGGTCACCGACACGGTTCACCGGATCACGCTGAACGGCGTGGCCCTGGACCCGGCGGAGGTGTCCGACGGCGTGCGGATCCAGCTCCCGAACCTCGCCGAGTCCAATGAACTCGTGGTGGACGCGGATGCCCGCTACATGAACACCGGCGAGGGCCTGCACCGCTTCGTGGACCCCGTGGACAACGAGGTCTACCTCTATTCGCAGTTCGAGGTTCCGGACTCCCGCCGTATGTTCGCGGTCTTCGAACAGCCGGACTTGAAGGCCACGTTCCGCTTCACGGTCACGGCGCCGTCGCACTGGGATGTCATTTCCAACTCCCCCACCCCGGAGCCCCTGGCCGCCGGCGACCTGACCGACGCCAGTCCGCGCTCCACCTGGTCTTTCGAGCCCACGCCGCGGATCTCCTCCTACATCACCGCGCTGATCGCCGGTCCGTACCAGTCCGTCCGCAGCGAACTGACAAGTTCCGACGGCCGCACCATCCCCCTGGGTGTCTTTGCCCGCCGGTCCCTGATGCAGTTCATGGACGCCGAGAACATCTTCGAACTCACCCGCCAGGGCTTCGCCTTCTACGAGGAGCAGTTCGGCACCCCGTATCCGTTCGAGAAGTATGACCAGCTCTTTGTGCCCGAGTTCAACGCCGGGGCAATGGAAAACGCCGGTGCGGTGACCTTCCTCGAGAGCTACGTCTTCCGTTCCCGCGTCACCGAAGCCACGGTGGAACGCCGCGCCGTAACGATCCTGCACGAATTGGCGCACATGTGGTTCGGCGACCTGGTCACCATGCGCTGGTGGAACGACCTGTGGCTGAATGAATCCTTCGCCGAGTTCATGTCCACCCTCGCCGCCGCGGAGGCCACCGAATTCCGGCAGGCCTGGACCACCTTCGCCTCGCTGGAAAAGGCCTGGGCCTACCGCCAGGACCAGCTGCCCACCACCCACCCCATCGTCGCCGAAATCCGGGACCTGGAAGACGTCCAGGTCAACTTCGACGGCATCACCTACGCCAAGGGCGCTTCCGTGCTCAAGCAGCTGGTGGCCTGGGTCGGACAGGACAAGTTCATGGCCGGCGTGCGCGAGTACTTCGGCAAGCACGCCTGGCAGAACACGGAGCTGTCGGATCTGCTGTCCGAGCTGGAAACAGCCAGCGGCCGGGATCTGTCCGACTGGTCCGCCAAGTGGCTCGAGACCGCCGGCGTAAACACCCTGCGCCCGGAGTTCGAGACCGATGAGGACGGCACCATCACGTCCTTCGCCGTACTGCAGAGCGCTATTGAGGAATACCCCACCCTTCGCCCGCACCGCCTGGCGATTGGCTTCTACAATCCGGACGAGGACGGCAGGCTGCAGCGCACGCACCGCGTGGAGCTCGACGTCGACGGCGAACGCACCGAGGTGCCCGAACTCGCCGGCCAGCCGCGCCCGGCCCTGCTGCTGCTCAACGACGACGACCTGGCCTATGCAAAGATCCGCCTGGACGCCGCCTCGCAGCACACCGCCACCCGCAGCCTGCGCAACATAGCGGATTCCCTGCCCCGGACGCTCGTGTGGGCATCCGCCTGGGACGCTGCACGGGACGCGGAGATCCCGGCCCGCAACTATGTGGAACTGGTCCTGCAGAACATCGCGTCCGAGTCCGACTCGACCGTTGTCCAGGTGCTGCTGCGCCAGCTGGCCACCACCCTGGCCTTCTACGTCAGCCCCCAGGACCGCGAACCCATGACCGTTGCCGCCGCCGAGAGTCTCTGGGAGCTGGCTTCCGCAGCGGAGCCGGGCTCGGATTCACAGCTGCAGTTCGTCAAGGCCTTCGCCGCCCACGCCTCATCCGACGAGCAGCTGGACTCGCTGGCAGGCCTGTTCACCGGCGACCGGTCCCTCGAAGGGCTGGCCGTCGACGCGGACCTGCGCTGGGAGCTGCTCACCGGCCTGGTGGCCGGCGGCCGGCTGGGCGCAGCAGACATCGACGCCGAACTCGAGCGCGATGCCACGGCCACGGGCGCCCTTGCTGCTGCCATGGCCCGCGCGGCCATCCCCACCCCCGAAGCCAAGGCAGCCGCCTGGGAATCGATCGTGGAGCGCTCCGACATGCCCAACGCCGCGCAGCGTTCAGCCATCGCCGGATTCATGCGTGTGCACGACACCGGCCTGCTGGAACCGTACGCACAGAAGTACTTTGCGTCGATCCGCGACGTGTGGGCCAGCCGGACCCATGAGATCGCCCAGCAGATCGCCGTCGGCCTCTATCCGTCCCGGCTGACGCGCCAGGACACGGTGGACACCACCGATGCCTTCCTCGCCGAACTGGGCGAGGACTCCCCCTCGCTGCGACGGCTGATCCTGGAAAGCCGCGACGGCGTGGTCCGCGCCCTGAAGGCGCAGGAAGCCGACCGGTAA
- a CDS encoding ATP-dependent Clp protease proteolytic subunit: MATVDPAGRDDYIYNRLLKERIIWLGSEVRDENANAICSQLLLLSAEDPEKDIYLYINSPGGSVTAGMAIYDTMQFIPNDVVTVATGLAASMGQFLLSSGTKGKRYATPHARILMHQPSGGIGGTASDIKIQAELILNMKRVMAELTAEQTGQTVETILKDNDRDKWFTAQEALEYGFFDKISAHAGGVTGGGGTNQDQAEGKDED; encoded by the coding sequence ATGGCAACGGTGGACCCGGCCGGCCGGGACGACTACATCTACAACCGCCTGCTCAAAGAGCGGATCATCTGGTTGGGCTCGGAAGTCCGGGACGAGAATGCCAACGCGATCTGCTCCCAGCTTCTGCTGCTTTCCGCGGAAGATCCTGAGAAGGACATCTACCTTTACATCAACTCTCCCGGCGGTTCCGTGACCGCAGGCATGGCGATCTACGACACCATGCAGTTCATCCCGAACGACGTCGTCACGGTCGCCACCGGCCTGGCCGCCTCCATGGGCCAGTTCCTGCTCTCCTCCGGCACCAAGGGCAAGCGCTACGCAACGCCGCACGCCCGTATCCTGATGCACCAGCCCTCCGGCGGAATCGGCGGCACGGCTTCGGACATCAAGATCCAGGCCGAGCTGATCCTGAACATGAAGCGCGTGATGGCTGAGCTGACCGCCGAGCAGACCGGCCAGACCGTCGAAACCATCCTCAAGGACAATGACCGCGACAAGTGGTTCACCGCGCAGGAAGCCCTGGAATACGGCTTCTTCGACAAGATCTCCGCGCACGCAGGCGGAGTGACCGGCGGCGGCGGAACCAACCAGGACCAGGCAGAGGGCAAGGACGAGGACTAG